In Candidatus Eisenbacteria bacterium, the following are encoded in one genomic region:
- a CDS encoding serine/threonine protein kinase, protein MTGGPGAEAWERVQALFHAALERPAGERDLFLRGACGSDTALLARVRAMLAADESGGDLLGGGLAAAAGRVLAGEAGSALPRAFGPYRVVGVLGEGGMGVVYRAHRADLESDVAVKVLRDATLSPARRERFAFERRALAQLNHPAIAHLYDAGTLDDGTPWFAMELVEGLPITDHCRVNALSLRDRLRLFRDACEAVQHAHAHAILHRDLKPSNIFVTPDGRVKLLDFGIAKPLEALSDPAARTRTGLRLMTPAYSAPEQVRGVALGVHTDVYSLGVVLYELLAGRLPFDLEGRTPSEAAGILTGQSPRRPSAFATGEQPPVRGTSRSAWSDLDVLCLTAMHPDPARRYPTVDALLREVDRFLAGEALEARGDSFGYRTGKFVRRHAAAVGATALALAVLVTVVTFYTLRLADARDAARAETVRTQRIQGFMTRLFEGYDPEAGVSDTLRVVTLLDHGMREADQLAAEPGVRAELERTLAGAYQGLGRLDRADTLLTHALASSERLPRRDDEGVIRTLEALAILRAEQSRWADAKRLAQRALEMARGLPAPNRALAQATGTLGRVLSNAGSYAEAEPLLLESVRLYSAPGADAGERASTLTDLANTYYYLGRLDESDSLNRIVLAATRARLGDRHPSVADNLINLGAIEDERGRHEQAEGYYRRALDIVRGWYGDDGPQMASLLTMLSQPLIAMQRTGEADSLLRRALAIRRSVFGPRSPYVATTLNEIADLALTRERYAEAESSFKQVVTLYRAAYGPRHGSVGIALANLGSVYMGQHRDRLAEDCFRQSLAAYDGVLPATHTDVGICRIKLGRVLMRQHRYAEAEASSRAGYEILLPQSDPQSGFLRAARKDLAVDYAALGRAADAARFRRELEDTAAARAAVASR, encoded by the coding sequence ATGACGGGCGGGCCGGGCGCCGAGGCGTGGGAGCGCGTCCAGGCGCTCTTCCACGCGGCACTCGAGCGGCCGGCCGGCGAGCGGGACCTCTTCCTTCGCGGGGCGTGCGGGAGCGACACGGCGCTGCTCGCCCGCGTGCGCGCGATGCTGGCGGCCGACGAGTCGGGCGGCGACCTGCTGGGCGGTGGCCTCGCGGCGGCGGCCGGGCGCGTGCTCGCCGGCGAAGCCGGCTCCGCGCTGCCGCGCGCGTTCGGGCCCTATCGGGTGGTGGGCGTGCTCGGCGAAGGCGGCATGGGCGTCGTCTACCGCGCTCACCGCGCGGACCTCGAGAGCGACGTGGCGGTCAAGGTGCTGCGCGACGCGACGCTTTCTCCGGCGCGGCGCGAGCGATTCGCGTTCGAACGCCGCGCGCTCGCGCAATTGAACCATCCCGCCATCGCGCACCTCTACGACGCGGGCACGCTCGACGACGGCACGCCGTGGTTCGCGATGGAACTGGTGGAAGGGCTGCCGATCACGGATCACTGCCGGGTGAACGCGCTCTCGCTGCGGGACCGCCTGCGGCTGTTTCGCGACGCGTGCGAGGCCGTCCAGCACGCGCACGCGCACGCGATCCTGCACCGCGACCTCAAGCCGTCGAACATCTTCGTCACGCCCGATGGGCGCGTGAAGCTGCTCGACTTCGGCATCGCCAAGCCGCTCGAGGCGTTGTCCGACCCGGCCGCGCGGACACGCACGGGACTGCGCCTGATGACGCCGGCCTACTCGGCGCCCGAGCAGGTGCGCGGCGTCGCGCTCGGCGTGCACACGGACGTCTACTCGCTGGGCGTGGTGCTCTACGAGCTGCTCGCGGGGCGGCTGCCTTTCGATCTCGAGGGCCGAACGCCGTCGGAGGCGGCCGGGATCCTGACCGGGCAGTCGCCGCGGCGGCCGTCGGCGTTCGCGACCGGCGAGCAGCCGCCGGTGCGCGGCACGAGCCGCTCGGCGTGGAGCGATCTCGACGTGCTGTGCCTGACCGCCATGCACCCGGACCCGGCGCGGCGCTACCCGACCGTGGACGCGCTGCTGCGCGAGGTGGACCGCTTCCTGGCGGGCGAGGCGCTCGAGGCGCGGGGCGACTCGTTCGGATATCGCACGGGCAAGTTCGTGCGCCGCCACGCGGCGGCCGTCGGCGCGACGGCGCTCGCGCTCGCGGTGCTCGTCACCGTGGTGACGTTCTACACGCTGCGGCTCGCGGACGCGCGCGACGCGGCGCGCGCGGAAACGGTGCGCACGCAGCGCATCCAGGGCTTCATGACCCGCCTGTTCGAGGGCTACGACCCCGAGGCCGGCGTCTCGGACACGCTGCGCGTGGTCACGCTGCTCGATCACGGCATGCGCGAAGCGGACCAGCTCGCCGCCGAACCGGGGGTGCGCGCCGAGCTCGAGCGCACGCTGGCGGGCGCCTACCAGGGCCTCGGCCGGCTGGACCGCGCCGACACGCTGCTCACGCACGCGCTCGCGAGCTCGGAGCGGCTTCCCAGGCGGGACGACGAGGGCGTGATCCGCACCCTCGAAGCGCTCGCGATTCTGCGCGCGGAACAGTCGCGGTGGGCGGACGCGAAGCGCCTCGCGCAGCGCGCGCTCGAAATGGCGCGCGGGCTGCCGGCTCCGAACCGGGCGCTGGCGCAGGCCACGGGCACGCTCGGGCGCGTGCTCTCGAACGCCGGCTCCTACGCGGAAGCCGAACCGCTGCTGCTCGAGTCGGTGCGCCTCTACTCGGCGCCGGGCGCCGACGCCGGCGAGCGCGCCAGCACGCTGACCGACCTCGCCAACACCTACTACTATCTCGGGCGGCTGGACGAATCGGACTCGCTCAATCGCATCGTGCTCGCGGCCACGCGCGCGCGGCTCGGAGACCGGCACCCGAGCGTCGCCGACAACCTCATCAACCTCGGCGCGATCGAGGACGAACGGGGCCGCCACGAGCAGGCGGAGGGCTACTACCGGCGGGCGCTCGACATCGTGCGCGGCTGGTACGGCGACGACGGACCTCAGATGGCCTCGCTGCTCACGATGCTGTCGCAGCCGCTGATCGCGATGCAGCGTACCGGCGAAGCGGATTCGCTGCTGCGGCGCGCGCTGGCGATCCGGCGGAGCGTCTTTGGTCCGCGCAGCCCGTACGTGGCCACGACGCTCAACGAGATCGCCGATCTCGCGCTCACGCGCGAGCGCTACGCCGAGGCGGAGTCGAGCTTCAAGCAGGTCGTCACGCTCTATCGCGCGGCCTACGGCCCCCGCCACGGGAGCGTCGGCATCGCGCTCGCGAACCTGGGCAGCGTCTACATGGGCCAGCATCGCGACCGGCTCGCCGAGGACTGCTTCCGCCAGTCGCTCGCGGCGTACGACGGCGTCCTGCCAGCGACGCACACCGACGTCGGCATCTGCCGGATCAAGCTCGGCCGCGTGCTGATGCGTCAGCACCGCTACGCCGAGGCCGAAGCCTCCTCGCGGGCCGGCTACGAGATCCTCCTGCCGCAGAGCGACCCGCAGTCGGGATTCCTGCGCGCGGCCCGCAAGGATCTGGCGGTGGACTACGCCGCGCTGGGCCGCGCCGCCGACGCCGCCCGCTTCCGGCGCGAGCTCGAGGACACCGCCGCGGCGCGCGCGGCCGTCGCGAGCCGGTAG
- a CDS encoding methyltransferase domain-containing protein produces the protein MSHVNPKGQPHPLGFWDERYAETAYAYGSEPNDFVREVADRIPPGRALCLGEGQGRNAVFLAQRGHEVTAMDQSRTGLARAEALAAERGVKIATIAADLAGFAIDPLAFSAIVSIFVHLPDALRRQVHARVAGGLVAGGVFVFEQYGPEQGRFRSGGPEGPERRPGLETLRAEFPGLELEIAREVTREVIEGVYHTGLASTVQILARRPRA, from the coding sequence ATGTCGCACGTGAACCCGAAGGGCCAGCCGCATCCGCTCGGCTTCTGGGACGAGCGCTACGCCGAGACGGCCTATGCCTACGGCAGCGAACCCAATGACTTCGTTCGCGAGGTCGCCGATCGCATCCCGCCCGGGCGCGCGCTGTGTCTGGGCGAGGGCCAGGGCCGCAACGCGGTCTTCCTCGCGCAGCGCGGGCACGAGGTCACGGCGATGGACCAGTCGCGCACCGGCCTGGCGCGCGCCGAAGCGCTCGCGGCCGAGCGCGGCGTGAAGATCGCGACGATCGCGGCCGACCTGGCAGGGTTCGCGATCGATCCGCTCGCGTTCAGCGCCATCGTCTCGATCTTCGTCCATCTGCCGGACGCGCTGCGCCGCCAGGTGCACGCGCGGGTCGCGGGCGGCCTCGTCGCGGGCGGCGTCTTCGTCTTTGAGCAGTACGGCCCGGAGCAGGGCCGGTTCAGGAGCGGCGGACCCGAAGGCCCCGAGCGCCGGCCGGGCCTCGAGACCCTGCGCGCGGAGTTTCCCGGGCTCGAGTTGGAAATCGCGCGCGAGGTGACGCGCGAAGTGATCGAGGGCGTCTACCACACCGGCCTCGCCTCGACGGTCCAGATCCTCGCGCGGCGCCCACGCGCCTGA
- a CDS encoding transcriptional repressor encodes MERSTAQRRAILKVIEEAGRPVGPGEIFEAARVLVPGLGIATVYRAIKQLIEGGHLAQVDLPGEPPRYEAAGKAHHHHFRCSLCRRVFELDRCGDSFQQFAPKGFHLDGHELYLFGRCRECTA; translated from the coding sequence ATGGAACGAAGCACGGCCCAGCGCAGGGCCATTCTCAAGGTGATCGAAGAGGCGGGCCGGCCGGTGGGCCCGGGCGAGATTTTCGAGGCGGCGCGCGTGCTCGTGCCGGGTCTGGGCATCGCCACCGTGTACCGCGCCATCAAGCAGTTGATCGAGGGCGGGCATCTGGCGCAGGTGGACCTGCCGGGCGAACCGCCGCGCTACGAGGCGGCCGGCAAGGCGCACCACCATCACTTCCGCTGCAGTCTCTGCCGGCGGGTGTTCGAGCTCGACCGCTGCGGCGACAGCTTCCAGCAGTTCGCGCCGAAGGGATTCCACCTCGACGGCCACGAGCTCTACCTGTTCGGCCGGTGCCGGGAGTGCACGGCTTGA
- the dnaX gene encoding DNA polymerase III subunit gamma/tau gives MAHRALTLKYRPQVFADLIGQDHVSTVLARALESGRVAHAFLFTGARGVGKTTSARILAKALNCEKRAAGVHPGADPCNACTSCVEITSGVSLDVVEIDGASNRGIDDVQSLREKVRFAPTRGRFRIVIIDEVHQLSKDAFAALLKTLEEPPAHLVFIFATTDPQKLPDTIRSRTQRFDFARVALRKVADRLLEIQRREAADPEGVKFSLTDGAALLIAHKGEGSMRDSVGALDQVVSAGEPEVTEELVRRVLGIPDHEGFFRLGEAITKGDPRATLQELHRAFEKGMDPRDLAEGLADHFRGVLLMKVDGEHGGDLLAASREDLDRLRAQGADWSETDLLRLLRIAAECQWPMRDSPQPIVHLEAAVLQMATLEPAESLATLLARLEALEKRLGGSPEAGPAPARAGSGPQTPSATGPSGARGVTPPATRPPARAGEAARGASAPPAAAPPGARSAAPPAGRAPARGSDAEPRASAAGPSAPAAAARERWSPPAGPASAPAAPEAIATTSAPGEDAIELDALTESRWKLTLTAVNGRKRMLGAFLEESRLVGLAGGSLVLAMDDLHRAVVDVAEHRAIVCEELANAFGEPLQLRCAPLAAGSAPRRTTLADVQPNIDRAIARFDGEMIDRSGRGDRSE, from the coding sequence ATGGCCCATCGCGCGTTGACCCTCAAGTACCGCCCGCAGGTCTTCGCCGACTTGATCGGCCAGGACCACGTCAGCACGGTGCTCGCGCGGGCGCTCGAATCGGGCCGGGTCGCGCACGCGTTCCTGTTCACCGGCGCGCGCGGCGTGGGCAAGACGACGTCGGCGCGCATCCTCGCCAAGGCGCTGAACTGCGAGAAGCGCGCCGCCGGCGTGCACCCGGGCGCCGACCCGTGCAACGCCTGCACGAGCTGCGTCGAGATCACCTCGGGCGTCTCGCTCGACGTGGTCGAGATCGACGGCGCCTCGAACCGCGGCATTGACGACGTGCAGAGCCTGCGCGAGAAGGTGCGCTTCGCGCCGACGCGCGGGCGCTTCCGCATCGTCATCATTGACGAGGTGCACCAGCTTTCGAAGGACGCCTTCGCGGCGCTGCTCAAGACGCTCGAGGAGCCGCCGGCGCACCTGGTGTTCATCTTCGCGACCACCGATCCGCAGAAGCTGCCGGACACGATCCGCTCGCGCACCCAGCGTTTCGACTTCGCCCGCGTCGCGCTGCGCAAGGTGGCCGACCGGCTGCTCGAAATCCAGCGGCGCGAGGCGGCCGATCCCGAGGGCGTGAAGTTCTCGCTCACCGACGGCGCGGCGCTGCTCATCGCCCACAAGGGCGAGGGCTCGATGCGCGACTCGGTGGGGGCGCTCGATCAGGTGGTTTCGGCCGGCGAGCCCGAAGTCACCGAGGAACTCGTGCGCCGGGTGCTCGGCATCCCGGACCACGAAGGCTTCTTCCGCCTCGGCGAGGCGATCACGAAGGGCGATCCGCGGGCGACGCTGCAGGAGCTGCACCGGGCGTTCGAGAAGGGCATGGACCCGCGCGATCTGGCCGAAGGGCTGGCCGATCACTTCCGCGGCGTGCTGCTGATGAAGGTGGACGGCGAGCACGGCGGCGACCTGCTGGCGGCGAGCCGGGAGGATCTGGACCGCCTGCGCGCGCAGGGCGCGGACTGGAGCGAGACCGACCTGCTGCGCCTGCTGCGCATCGCCGCCGAGTGCCAGTGGCCGATGCGCGATTCGCCGCAGCCGATCGTTCACCTCGAAGCGGCGGTGCTGCAGATGGCGACGCTCGAGCCGGCCGAGTCGCTGGCGACGCTGCTCGCGCGGCTCGAGGCGCTCGAGAAGCGCCTCGGCGGATCCCCGGAGGCGGGTCCCGCGCCGGCGCGCGCGGGAAGCGGCCCGCAGACCCCGTCCGCAACGGGCCCGTCCGGGGCGCGCGGCGTCACGCCGCCGGCGACGCGCCCGCCGGCGCGTGCGGGCGAAGCGGCGCGCGGCGCTTCCGCCCCGCCCGCCGCTGCGCCGCCCGGGGCCCGGAGCGCCGCGCCGCCCGCGGGCCGCGCGCCCGCGCGCGGCAGCGACGCGGAACCCCGCGCGTCCGCCGCCGGCCCGTCGGCGCCCGCGGCAGCCGCGCGCGAACGTTGGTCGCCGCCGGCCGGCCCGGCTTCCGCGCCCGCGGCGCCCGAGGCGATCGCGACGACTTCCGCCCCGGGCGAGGACGCGATCGAGCTCGACGCGCTCACCGAGTCGCGCTGGAAGTTGACGCTCACCGCCGTCAACGGGCGCAAGCGGATGCTCGGCGCGTTCCTCGAGGAGAGCCGGCTCGTCGGACTCGCCGGTGGCTCGCTCGTGCTGGCGATGGACGACCTGCACCGCGCGGTCGTGGACGTCGCCGAGCACCGCGCCATCGTCTGCGAGGAGCTGGCGAACGCCTTCGGCGAGCCGCTGCAGCTGCGCTGCGCGCCGCTCGCGGCGGGGTCCGCGCCGCGCCGGACCACCCTGGCGGACGTGCAACCGAACATTGACCGGGCGATCGCGCGCTTCGACGGCGAGATGATCGACCGCAGCGGGCGAGGAGACCGCTCCGAATGA
- a CDS encoding YbaB/EbfC family nucleoid-associated protein: protein MMKSFGDMMKQAQKVQKQMGELQEKLGEERYEASAGGGTVRAVVDGKQILKELKISPETLKDGDVTLIEDLVITAIGEAQRTSAEKMAEAYAKLTGGFKLPF, encoded by the coding sequence ATGATGAAGAGCTTCGGCGACATGATGAAGCAGGCCCAGAAGGTCCAGAAGCAGATGGGCGAGCTGCAGGAGAAGCTGGGCGAGGAGCGCTACGAGGCCTCGGCGGGCGGCGGAACCGTGCGGGCGGTCGTGGACGGCAAGCAGATCCTGAAGGAGCTCAAGATCAGCCCTGAGACGCTCAAGGACGGCGACGTCACCCTGATCGAGGACCTGGTCATCACCGCCATCGGCGAGGCGCAGCGGACGTCGGCCGAGAAGATGGCCGAGGCGTACGCGAAGCTCACCGGCGGCTTCAAGCTGCCGTTCTAG
- the recR gene encoding recombination protein RecR, with protein MYSSKYLELLIEELVKLPSIGQKSAMRLALHLLRVPKEDALRLAEAIRAVRERVGFCGTCGNFSENDPCALCTDPQRDGSVLCVVESPGDVLALERTATFRGRYHVLGGALSPLEGTSPDRLRIRELLERLRSGEVREIILATNPNVNGEATALYLSKLIAPLGVRVTRIARGVPMGSDLEYSDLVTLARALEGRREVE; from the coding sequence GTGTACAGCTCCAAGTACCTCGAGCTGCTGATCGAGGAGCTGGTCAAGCTCCCGAGCATCGGACAGAAGAGCGCCATGCGGCTGGCGCTGCACCTGCTGCGCGTGCCGAAGGAGGACGCGCTGCGGCTGGCCGAGGCGATCCGCGCGGTGCGCGAGCGCGTGGGCTTCTGCGGCACGTGCGGCAACTTCAGCGAGAACGATCCGTGCGCGCTGTGCACCGATCCGCAGCGCGACGGCTCCGTGCTGTGCGTGGTCGAATCGCCGGGCGACGTGCTGGCGCTGGAGCGCACCGCCACGTTCCGCGGCCGCTACCACGTGCTGGGCGGGGCGCTCTCGCCGCTCGAGGGCACGAGCCCCGACCGGCTGCGGATCCGCGAGCTGCTCGAGCGGCTGCGCTCCGGCGAGGTGCGCGAGATCATCCTGGCCACCAACCCGAACGTGAACGGCGAAGCGACGGCGCTCTACCTCTCGAAGCTCATCGCCCCGCTGGGCGTCCGGGTGACGCGCATCGCCCGGGGCGTGCCCATGGGCTCCGACCTCGAGTACTCGGACCTGGTCACCCTCGCGCGCGCTCTCGAAGGCCGGCGCGAGGTGGAGTAG
- a CDS encoding HlyC/CorC family transporter — protein sequence MPYLLDSLQILLVFGFVALNAFFVASEFALVTVRWTRVEELVEHKRFGAVSVRDAIEKLDDSIAATQLGITFSSLALGWIGEPALAHLVHPIFEAIPGGWSFALTHGAAVALAFLIITFLHVVLGERAPKAVALERAEDVALVIAGPLLVFGRLFRPFIHFMNSSGNWVVRQLRLPPVRPDQDVHSPDEIDMLIEQGREAGVIQPDEAAYARNVFELSDKTVRDVMVPREKVVTVSLGATEDEILETSRETGHTRMPVWEGTRDHVVGIVNTKDLFHIFSLRGLVILMDAMYPALFVAPEIPVARLLARFRREKRQMAIVRDGEGRFVGIVTLEDILEEIVGEIEDEHD from the coding sequence GTGCCGTACCTGCTCGACTCGCTGCAGATCCTGCTCGTGTTCGGGTTCGTCGCGCTCAACGCGTTCTTCGTCGCGTCCGAGTTCGCGCTCGTGACCGTGCGCTGGACGCGCGTCGAGGAGCTGGTCGAGCACAAGCGCTTCGGCGCCGTGTCGGTGCGCGACGCGATCGAGAAGCTCGACGACTCGATCGCCGCCACGCAGCTCGGCATCACGTTCTCGAGCCTGGCGCTCGGCTGGATCGGCGAGCCGGCGCTGGCGCACCTGGTGCACCCGATCTTCGAGGCGATTCCGGGCGGCTGGAGCTTCGCGCTGACGCACGGCGCGGCGGTGGCGCTGGCCTTCCTGATCATCACCTTCCTGCACGTCGTGCTGGGCGAGCGGGCCCCCAAGGCCGTCGCGCTCGAGCGCGCCGAGGACGTGGCGCTGGTCATCGCCGGTCCGTTGCTGGTGTTCGGCCGGCTGTTCCGCCCGTTCATTCATTTCATGAACTCCTCGGGCAACTGGGTGGTGCGCCAGCTGCGGCTGCCGCCGGTCCGGCCCGACCAGGACGTGCACTCGCCCGACGAGATCGACATGCTGATCGAGCAGGGCCGCGAGGCCGGCGTGATCCAGCCGGACGAGGCGGCCTACGCCCGGAACGTCTTCGAGCTGTCGGACAAGACCGTGCGCGACGTGATGGTGCCGCGCGAGAAGGTCGTCACGGTTTCGCTCGGGGCGACCGAGGACGAGATTCTCGAAACCAGCCGCGAGACCGGCCACACCCGCATGCCGGTGTGGGAAGGCACGCGCGACCACGTGGTCGGCATCGTCAACACCAAGGACCTGTTCCACATCTTCAGCCTTCGCGGGCTGGTGATCCTGATGGACGCGATGTACCCGGCGCTGTTCGTCGCCCCCGAGATCCCGGTGGCGCGGCTGCTCGCGCGGTTCCGGCGCGAGAAGCGGCAGATGGCCATCGTCCGCGACGGCGAGGGCCGCTTCGTCGGGATCGTGACGCTCGAGGACATCCTCGAGGAGATCGTCGGCGAGATCGAGGACGAGCACGATTGA
- a CDS encoding roadblock/LC7 domain-containing protein, with the protein MPQWTLFENDFRTIDQVLAELLERTNALSAHLIDRSGQLITSAGRVDDFDAMSFASLVAADFTANAELAQLLGETGVAAVVSEGALRSVHSCLLADRVILCTVFDRRSSLGLVRHRARKAVATLDQVFRGLFEKVGIGDAPAPGFAGAPEYAMAASSEVDALFGE; encoded by the coding sequence ATGCCGCAGTGGACTCTGTTCGAAAACGACTTTCGAACGATTGACCAGGTTCTCGCCGAACTGCTCGAGCGCACCAACGCGCTGTCGGCCCACCTCATTGACCGCTCGGGACAGCTGATCACCTCGGCCGGTCGCGTGGACGACTTCGACGCGATGTCCTTCGCGAGCCTGGTGGCCGCCGATTTCACCGCCAACGCCGAACTCGCCCAGTTGCTGGGAGAGACCGGGGTCGCCGCCGTCGTGAGCGAGGGCGCGCTGCGTTCCGTGCATTCGTGCCTGCTCGCAGACCGCGTGATCCTGTGCACCGTCTTCGACCGCCGCAGCTCCCTCGGGCTGGTGCGGCACCGGGCACGCAAGGCCGTGGCGACGCTCGATCAGGTGTTCCGCGGGCTTTTCGAGAAGGTTGGCATCGGCGACGCGCCGGCGCCGGGGTTCGCCGGGGCGCCCGAGTACGCCATGGCGGCCTCGAGCGAGGTGGACGCGCTCTTCGGGGAGTGA
- a CDS encoding phosphatidylglycerophosphatase A has product MRTLAKWLAMLGPVGLVPGPRATYGSAVVAAIGFLLPVPPLWLFLLLLAAGTLIAVWAAGEAEHVLGHDANPICVDEAVGQSLALLLVPHTIPAFVASFALFRMFDIWKPLGAHQAQSLPGGWGVVADDVIAGIVACVAFHVARLALAGLGHPLLG; this is encoded by the coding sequence GTGAGGACGCTCGCGAAATGGCTGGCGATGCTGGGGCCGGTGGGGCTCGTGCCGGGACCTCGCGCCACCTACGGTAGCGCCGTGGTCGCCGCGATCGGCTTCCTCCTGCCCGTGCCGCCGCTTTGGCTTTTCCTTCTGCTGCTCGCCGCCGGCACGCTGATCGCCGTGTGGGCCGCGGGCGAGGCCGAGCACGTGCTGGGCCACGACGCGAATCCGATCTGCGTGGACGAGGCCGTGGGCCAGTCGCTCGCGCTGCTGCTCGTGCCGCACACGATTCCGGCGTTCGTCGCTTCCTTCGCGCTCTTTCGCATGTTCGACATCTGGAAGCCGCTCGGCGCGCACCAGGCGCAGAGCCTGCCGGGCGGCTGGGGCGTCGTGGCCGACGACGTCATCGCCGGAATCGTCGCCTGCGTCGCGTTTCACGTCGCACGGCTCGCGCTGGCGGGCCTGGGGCATCCGCTGCTGGGATAG
- a CDS encoding competence/damage-inducible protein A, producing MQIEIVTIGHEVLSGRTLDTNFAFLARALEEISVQVAWHSTVDDESGRIAEGLTNALDRADAVIMTGGLGPTPDDLTRKAVATTLGRPLQLDEAALGWIRDRAKRMARRLPAAIETMALVPRGAEVWRNPEGAAPGVLILHHDKPVVLLPGVPQEMEALAREFVVPYFRERVGHAVEVFTLRTFGIAESVLDGHIGNLSGGWPGATLAYLPSWFGVDLRVTIAGSNAAAVRETRLRAYEELRARVSNVVYAEGTTTMEEVVGAALVGKGWRIATAESCTGGLLAKRLTDVAGSSRYLERGFVTYSNEAKYDLLGVDRATLEAQGAVSAAVAEQMAAGARGRAGVEVGVGITGVAGPDGGSETKPVGTVFIAVASPLGAAVRLHRMVGTRATVRERSAQTALEMLRRNLLGLPVDAALE from the coding sequence ATGCAGATCGAAATCGTCACCATCGGCCACGAAGTCCTCTCGGGCCGCACGCTCGACACCAACTTCGCCTTCCTCGCCCGCGCGCTCGAGGAGATCAGCGTCCAGGTCGCCTGGCATTCGACGGTGGACGACGAGAGCGGGCGAATCGCCGAGGGCCTGACGAACGCGCTCGACCGCGCGGACGCCGTGATCATGACCGGCGGCCTCGGGCCGACGCCTGACGACCTCACGCGCAAAGCGGTCGCGACCACGCTCGGGCGGCCGCTGCAGCTCGACGAGGCGGCGCTCGGGTGGATTCGTGACCGGGCGAAGCGAATGGCTCGCCGCCTGCCGGCCGCGATCGAGACCATGGCGCTCGTGCCCCGCGGCGCCGAGGTGTGGCGGAACCCCGAGGGCGCCGCGCCCGGCGTGCTGATCCTGCACCACGACAAGCCGGTCGTGCTGCTGCCCGGCGTGCCGCAGGAGATGGAAGCGCTCGCGCGCGAGTTCGTGGTCCCGTACTTCCGCGAGCGCGTGGGGCACGCGGTCGAGGTGTTCACGCTTCGCACCTTCGGCATCGCCGAGAGCGTCCTCGACGGGCACATCGGCAATCTGTCCGGCGGCTGGCCCGGCGCGACGCTGGCGTACCTGCCGAGTTGGTTCGGCGTGGACCTGCGCGTGACGATCGCCGGTTCGAACGCCGCCGCCGTGCGCGAGACGCGCCTGCGCGCCTACGAGGAGCTGCGCGCGCGCGTCTCGAACGTCGTCTACGCGGAGGGAACGACGACGATGGAGGAGGTCGTGGGCGCGGCGCTCGTGGGGAAGGGCTGGCGGATCGCGACCGCCGAGTCGTGCACCGGCGGCCTGCTCGCCAAGCGCCTCACCGACGTCGCCGGCTCGTCGCGCTACCTCGAGCGCGGGTTCGTGACGTACTCGAACGAGGCCAAGTACGACCTGCTGGGTGTGGACCGGGCGACGCTCGAGGCGCAGGGCGCGGTCAGCGCCGCGGTCGCCGAGCAGATGGCGGCCGGCGCGCGCGGGCGCGCCGGCGTCGAGGTGGGCGTCGGGATCACGGGCGTCGCCGGCCCCGACGGCGGCAGCGAAACCAAGCCCGTCGGGACCGTCTTCATCGCCGTGGCCTCACCGCTCGGCGCCGCCGTGCGGCTCCACCGCATGGTGGGCACGCGCGCGACCGTGCGCGAGCGCTCCGCCCAGACCGCGCTCGAGATGCTGCGCCGCAACCTGCTCGGCCTGCCGGTGGACGCGGCGCTGGAATAG